In Pseudomonas nunensis, a single window of DNA contains:
- a CDS encoding response regulator transcription factor: MRVAILDDEPAELRRVEQTLHQMAEPGEQPWLLHSFERAEDLLRQLRRETFDLLILDWQLPDLSGLSLLRWTREHMDAPPAAIMLTSRDAESDIVQALNAGADDYVSKPFRPNELKARVAAVLRRHGQQRATATEVLSFNDLVFDDAELTVTRAGIPIAMTEREYSLARCLFTNLGRPLSREYLYGRFWSHEEMVSSRPLDTHIYRLRNKLGLTADRGWQLLTIYGYGYRLESVGAVGE, translated from the coding sequence ATGCGTGTCGCGATACTGGACGATGAACCCGCCGAACTGCGCCGGGTCGAACAGACCCTGCACCAAATGGCCGAACCGGGCGAACAGCCCTGGCTATTGCACAGCTTCGAGCGCGCGGAAGATCTGTTGCGCCAGCTACGCCGGGAAACCTTCGACCTGCTCATCCTCGACTGGCAACTGCCGGACCTCAGCGGCCTCTCGCTGCTGCGCTGGACCCGCGAACACATGGATGCGCCGCCTGCCGCCATCATGCTCACCAGCCGCGACGCCGAGAGTGACATCGTCCAGGCACTGAATGCCGGGGCCGACGACTACGTCAGCAAGCCGTTCCGTCCCAACGAATTGAAAGCCCGTGTCGCTGCTGTATTGCGCAGGCACGGCCAGCAACGCGCGACGGCTACCGAAGTACTGAGTTTCAATGACCTAGTGTTTGATGACGCTGAACTGACCGTCACCCGCGCGGGTATCCCCATCGCCATGACCGAACGGGAATACAGTCTGGCGCGGTGTTTATTCACCAACCTGGGCCGGCCGTTATCTCGGGAATATCTGTATGGACGATTCTGGAGTCATGAAGAGATGGTGTCTTCGCGACCTCTGGACACTCACATCTATCGCCTGCGCAATAAGCTCGGGCTGACGGCTGATCGGGGTTGGCAGCTGCTGACGATTTATGGGTATGGGTATCGGTTGGAGAGTGTGGGGGCGGTCGGCGAATAA
- a CDS encoding aromatic ring-hydroxylating oxygenase subunit alpha — MSAPLNNLLETPDDGTLEQWYVACAQKELRKNKPYRAKILGLNLVLFRQRDGRAAALLDQCVHRGTRLSAGKIADDCLVCPYHGWRYDAQGQVVHIPSVGDMPCSSTSPAYRYRQRHFAVQEQDGLVWVYTGTGNPQEKPVFKLPVYGEKPWQSYFMINTFEADVGSLVQNFMDVPHTVFVHEGIFRSSTGRTMEATLACKAQSVEVTYHENGDKIGFLNWLSNPDGEPLVHTDRFFAPNVTRCDYRWGDCSAFFIISQITPIDSRQSRVYTYIAYRFRLPRWVLRLLRPFIHLYTRIVIRQDVKIIQAHRQGLDNAANFKPSNVQADAVHIGVDQLLAAVRRGEALPPAQRRESRIRFAL; from the coding sequence ATGTCGGCACCTTTGAACAACCTTCTTGAGACGCCGGACGATGGCACCCTCGAACAATGGTATGTGGCGTGCGCACAGAAAGAACTGCGCAAAAACAAACCTTACCGGGCGAAGATTCTGGGCCTGAACCTGGTGCTCTTCCGCCAGCGCGACGGCCGGGCAGCGGCGTTGCTCGACCAGTGCGTGCACCGCGGAACGCGCTTATCGGCGGGTAAGATTGCCGACGATTGCCTGGTGTGCCCTTACCACGGCTGGCGCTACGACGCTCAGGGGCAAGTGGTGCACATCCCCAGCGTCGGCGATATGCCATGTTCATCGACTTCGCCCGCGTATCGATACCGCCAGCGTCACTTTGCGGTGCAAGAACAGGACGGACTTGTCTGGGTCTACACCGGAACGGGCAACCCGCAGGAAAAACCTGTGTTCAAGCTACCGGTCTACGGCGAAAAACCCTGGCAGTCCTATTTCATGATTAACACGTTCGAGGCAGATGTCGGCAGCCTCGTGCAGAACTTCATGGACGTACCGCACACCGTGTTTGTGCACGAAGGCATCTTCAGATCCAGCACGGGGCGAACAATGGAGGCTACGCTCGCGTGTAAAGCGCAGAGCGTTGAAGTGACCTATCACGAGAACGGCGACAAGATCGGTTTCTTGAACTGGCTCAGTAATCCCGACGGCGAGCCATTGGTGCACACGGATCGTTTTTTCGCACCCAACGTCACGCGCTGCGACTACCGCTGGGGCGACTGTTCGGCGTTCTTCATCATCAGCCAGATCACACCCATAGATTCAAGACAGTCGCGCGTCTACACCTACATCGCCTACCGCTTCCGGCTACCCCGCTGGGTACTACGCCTGTTGCGTCCGTTCATTCATCTGTACACCCGTATTGTTATCCGTCAGGACGTGAAAATCATTCAGGCGCACCGGCAAGGTCTCGATAATGCAGCGAATTTCAAGCCGTCCAACGTGCAAGCCGATGCCGTGCATATCGGAGTCGATCAGCTACTAGCCGCCGTGAGACGGGGAGAAGCGTTACCTCCGGCACAACGCCGTGAATCCCGGATACGATTTGCGCTTTGA
- a CDS encoding GH3 family domain-containing protein has protein sequence MSAHMDVKRALWQTFLESAKPTLDQWLTQLEQPQSTQERALLRLLEANSDCAFGRAHHFARLHDSTQFRDNVPIHDYAQLQPWIERAQNESEAILTSSPPLFFERTSGNSALQKAIPYTRAFLAEMHSALTVWLADMHRQVPGISHGSSYWSMSPPLQMPVAGPNGIRIGSASDLAYLHGSHLAGLAGTLLIPEFSGELSQWRRQTLLALLADADLSFISVWSPTFLTSLLQPLFDGETPEHVQTFAWLEAALPASRQSALRRARSQGVCTELWPRLAAVSCWMEGPSRHYFTQLAVRFPQTQWLPKSLFATEGVVSIPFGDGPGCPLAIGSHYLEFLCEDGALRHSHSLRLGETAQVLLTTGGGLYRYALGDRVRVVGMSGATPRVEFVGRATGTSDLVGEKLDEQTVQNLFDRCLATRGAACLIPNAYASPPHYTALVATSRHLDASALALTIETALSDAFHYCLARRLGQLGLVQVRLLDGGADQLAHVLQQAAELSGIRAGDFKPRSLINRLETAEALLALTESSCRHL, from the coding sequence ATGAGCGCCCACATGGATGTCAAACGCGCGCTGTGGCAGACCTTCCTGGAGAGCGCCAAGCCCACGCTCGATCAATGGCTCACGCAACTCGAGCAACCGCAATCGACGCAAGAGCGGGCATTGCTGCGACTGCTCGAAGCCAATAGTGATTGCGCATTCGGCCGCGCCCACCACTTTGCTCGGCTGCATGACTCGACGCAGTTTCGCGATAACGTACCGATCCACGATTACGCGCAACTGCAGCCGTGGATCGAGCGCGCGCAAAATGAATCCGAAGCGATTCTGACCTCCTCCCCTCCGCTGTTCTTCGAGCGTACGAGCGGAAACAGCGCGCTGCAGAAAGCGATTCCCTATACGCGCGCCTTCCTCGCAGAAATGCATAGCGCGCTGACCGTGTGGCTAGCCGACATGCATCGTCAGGTGCCCGGAATAAGCCACGGATCAAGCTACTGGTCGATGTCGCCGCCCTTGCAAATGCCAGTGGCGGGACCCAATGGCATTCGCATCGGGTCGGCCAGTGATCTGGCGTATTTGCACGGCAGTCATCTCGCCGGTCTGGCAGGGACTTTGTTGATTCCCGAGTTCAGCGGTGAGTTGTCGCAATGGCGCCGACAGACCCTCCTCGCCTTGCTGGCCGATGCCGATCTGAGCTTTATCAGTGTGTGGAGCCCGACCTTCCTGACCAGCCTGTTGCAGCCACTGTTCGACGGCGAAACGCCCGAACATGTGCAGACGTTTGCATGGCTGGAAGCCGCGCTTCCAGCGTCGCGCCAGTCAGCATTGCGCCGAGCGAGATCCCAAGGAGTATGCACCGAATTATGGCCACGACTGGCCGCCGTCAGTTGCTGGATGGAGGGCCCCAGCCGCCACTATTTCACGCAACTGGCCGTGCGTTTTCCGCAAACGCAGTGGCTGCCGAAAAGTCTTTTTGCCACCGAAGGCGTCGTGAGCATTCCATTCGGCGACGGGCCTGGATGCCCATTGGCGATCGGCAGTCATTATCTGGAATTTCTCTGCGAAGACGGCGCTCTGCGCCATTCTCATTCGTTACGCCTGGGAGAAACGGCGCAGGTCCTGCTGACCACCGGTGGCGGCTTGTACCGCTATGCATTGGGCGATCGGGTCCGCGTCGTCGGCATGTCGGGGGCCACGCCACGGGTCGAGTTCGTGGGACGTGCCACGGGAACCAGTGATCTGGTCGGAGAAAAACTCGATGAGCAAACCGTGCAGAACCTGTTCGACCGTTGCCTGGCCACAAGAGGCGCCGCCTGCCTGATCCCCAATGCCTACGCGTCGCCACCGCATTACACGGCGCTGGTTGCGACATCCCGCCACCTTGATGCCAGTGCCTTGGCGCTGACGATCGAGACGGCACTGTCCGACGCCTTTCATTACTGCCTGGCACGCCGACTAGGGCAACTGGGACTTGTGCAGGTGCGCCTGCTCGACGGCGGTGCTGATCAGCTCGCGCATGTATTGCAGCAGGCGGCGGAGTTGAGCGGCATCCGTGCGGGCGACTTCAAGCCGCGTTCACTTATCAATCGGCTGGAGACAGCCGAAGCCCTTCTCGCTCTTACGGAAAGCTCATGTCGGCACCTTTGA
- a CDS encoding fatty acid desaturase family protein: protein MRSSSDISQTRRFDVSNLCVLALQTLFWGATLTWLSHTDAGWLKWLVLVPFCLVMQGVFSMMHESFHGLAHSRKSLNYFVMWWASTLFGASATLIHINHLGHHVRNRTRAELADFAVADESLWRKRIEYYFAVLGGIWLAAFVGSLLLPVLPARITDKWSQTAEVNTYAAAFKDFSSADFKRIRREVIAGVAAWLSIGLLLGWTWHVVLIAYLAFAFSWSSLQWVYHMRTPLDVVEGAYNMRAPHLVRWAFLNFNYNLTHHRHSAMHWQQMHEASNLKETRPLWYGWLQVFLPPQRLPDDLTQLDKTYF, encoded by the coding sequence ATGCGCAGTTCCAGTGACATTTCGCAAACGCGTCGTTTCGACGTGAGCAATCTGTGTGTTCTGGCGCTGCAGACGCTGTTTTGGGGCGCGACCCTGACCTGGCTTTCCCATACTGATGCGGGTTGGCTCAAATGGCTGGTGCTCGTTCCTTTCTGTCTGGTCATGCAAGGTGTCTTCTCGATGATGCACGAGTCCTTCCATGGCTTGGCGCACAGTCGCAAATCACTCAACTACTTCGTCATGTGGTGGGCTTCTACGCTTTTTGGCGCCTCGGCCACGCTGATCCATATCAACCATCTCGGGCATCATGTGCGCAATCGCACACGCGCAGAACTGGCCGACTTCGCGGTCGCGGATGAGTCGCTGTGGCGCAAGCGTATCGAGTACTACTTTGCGGTGCTCGGCGGTATCTGGCTGGCGGCGTTTGTCGGCAGTCTTTTATTGCCGGTGCTGCCGGCCCGCATCACGGACAAGTGGTCGCAAACCGCAGAGGTCAATACTTATGCCGCGGCTTTCAAGGATTTCTCCAGCGCCGACTTCAAACGCATCCGCCGGGAAGTCATTGCCGGCGTCGCCGCGTGGTTATCGATCGGACTCTTGCTGGGATGGACGTGGCACGTTGTGCTCATCGCCTATCTCGCTTTTGCATTTTCCTGGTCGTCGCTGCAGTGGGTGTACCACATGCGCACGCCGCTGGATGTCGTAGAGGGCGCCTATAACATGCGGGCCCCGCATCTGGTGCGCTGGGCGTTTTTGAACTTCAACTACAACCTGACCCATCATCGGCACTCGGCCATGCATTGGCAGCAGATGCATGAAGCCTCTAACCTGAAAGAAACGCGGCCGCTCTGGTATGGCTGGCTGCAGGTTTTTCTGCCGCCCCAGCGGTTACCCGATGACTTGACGCAACTGGACAAGACTTACTTCTGA
- a CDS encoding metal-dependent hydrolase encodes MSYLKRLLTRRSPAKPVCADIPRRNVRFSLDEQTPRYWYRGWPHVTRFFDGLSIMFPLGEKLFIDSVVHFRKAIENDSALAEAVDAFVYQEASHIREHRSYNQQLAAQGAPIDALEQLLLRRQEVGNKFSPAMRLAMTASLEHFTAILSDQLLRNPAVLKGADGKMAMLWRWHAIEETEHKAVAYDVLGVVVSNPLRRYLMRCGVMLIMTGYFAIDVMYFIYRLAGNDGQLRNGREWLRLLGWLFVSPGPLTRVFPRWLAWFIPGFHPNRLDTHEALEAARQTLDEYAGRTP; translated from the coding sequence ATGTCGTATTTAAAACGTCTCTTAACCAGACGCTCGCCGGCGAAACCTGTTTGCGCAGATATCCCCCGGCGCAATGTGCGCTTTTCACTCGATGAGCAGACTCCTCGCTATTGGTATCGTGGCTGGCCGCACGTAACGCGCTTTTTCGATGGCCTGTCGATCATGTTTCCACTCGGCGAAAAACTCTTCATCGACAGTGTCGTGCACTTTCGAAAAGCGATCGAAAACGATTCGGCGCTGGCCGAAGCCGTTGACGCGTTCGTTTATCAGGAAGCGTCGCATATTCGCGAACATCGTTCGTATAACCAGCAACTCGCGGCACAAGGCGCACCTATCGATGCCCTCGAACAACTGCTGTTGCGCCGTCAGGAGGTGGGCAACAAGTTTTCGCCGGCGATGCGTCTGGCCATGACGGCCAGCCTGGAACATTTCACCGCGATTCTCTCCGATCAACTCCTGCGCAATCCTGCGGTCCTCAAAGGTGCCGATGGAAAGATGGCCATGCTATGGCGCTGGCATGCGATCGAAGAAACCGAACACAAGGCCGTCGCCTACGATGTGCTGGGCGTGGTGGTTAGCAATCCGCTCCGGCGATACCTGATGCGATGCGGGGTCATGCTGATCATGACCGGCTACTTTGCAATCGATGTCATGTACTTCATTTATCGACTTGCCGGCAATGACGGGCAACTCCGCAACGGGCGCGAGTGGCTGCGTTTGCTCGGCTGGTTATTCGTAAGTCCCGGTCCGCTGACCCGTGTGTTTCCTAGATGGCTGGCCTGGTTCATTCCGGGGTTTCATCCCAACCGCCTCGACACCCATGAAGCGCTGGAAGCGGCGCGGCAAACGCTGGACGAATATGCTGGGCGCACACCATGA
- a CDS encoding alpha/beta hydrolase has protein sequence MTQAWTPKGFDDWPLHFPATEFAAPEARLDWTEQFIASWHKPIPSLPPGTLVVLVAGLFSEWLPGCFQDCARTLRRLGYPVLRMPVRSSRGVMAQGRHISKVLTAELTQGQRFVVLAHSKGGLDALAALAQNKALSEACDGVALVQPPTGPSTVMDDVLAGSAGQSSINYPFDRVRRVLAKTPWVADGARDISSLRDPHITHLLKHLPAAVRCVHVVSWSAAPSSRLDTHHARLNARRPGWAHDGQFYLEHQRIEGMPQICLPRLDHGQPVLGGGGFDATRFWLTLLAVVHGRAQTR, from the coding sequence ATAACACAAGCCTGGACGCCGAAGGGGTTTGACGACTGGCCACTGCATTTTCCGGCAACCGAATTCGCAGCGCCCGAGGCACGGCTGGACTGGACAGAACAATTTATCGCGTCCTGGCACAAGCCCATACCCAGCCTTCCCCCAGGCACGTTGGTGGTACTGGTTGCCGGACTGTTTTCCGAATGGTTGCCCGGCTGTTTTCAGGATTGTGCGCGGACGTTGCGGCGCCTGGGCTATCCGGTTCTGCGCATGCCCGTGCGTTCATCTCGGGGCGTCATGGCGCAGGGGCGGCATATCAGCAAGGTGCTCACGGCCGAACTCACGCAGGGGCAACGATTTGTCGTGTTGGCGCACAGCAAGGGTGGCCTCGACGCGCTCGCGGCATTGGCACAGAACAAGGCATTAAGCGAGGCATGTGATGGCGTGGCGCTGGTGCAACCGCCGACAGGTCCGTCGACGGTCATGGATGACGTGTTGGCTGGCAGCGCAGGGCAGTCGAGCATCAACTACCCGTTTGATCGCGTTCGCCGCGTGCTGGCGAAAACCCCCTGGGTAGCCGATGGCGCGCGGGATATCAGCAGTCTGCGCGACCCGCACATTACCCACCTGCTCAAACACCTGCCCGCCGCCGTGCGGTGCGTGCACGTCGTCAGTTGGAGCGCTGCCCCCAGTTCGCGCCTCGATACCCATCATGCCCGCCTCAATGCCCGGCGACCCGGTTGGGCTCATGACGGGCAGTTTTACCTCGAGCATCAACGCATCGAGGGCATGCCGCAGATCTGTCTGCCCCGGCTCGATCATGGTCAACCGGTGCTGGGCGGCGGTGGCTTTGACGCCACACGTTTCTGGCTGACGCTATTGGCTGTCGTGCACGGACGCGCTCAGACGAGATAG
- a CDS encoding fatty acid desaturase, giving the protein MSSTFASHHLNTSIVTRPFSWLVIYTVVTGALYFLVTHFPMGAVRVIQPTGFDSHIARLPYTLPLYLSYVLIMPALVLLGRRREWLLPAFFAAAVASGTCLLSHLLWPTMIERTDSTSQWLAWFYQVDSPLAASPSGHVALPVAISVVLACLRVRAAWLFSLWSVMLWITVLTTGQHVLLDVVYGAAIGGAAGLFTVMLKRLKVDLRTMAAILLEWLCIIVTLRIALYVGDWRLYGVAFVVIAARQHALFILYHDATHYHLTRHRTLNDFLINLAIGVPGLVPVEFYRPLHLQHHQQTGTANDPERRFLYHRQPWDFRPLSGKLLLRQLLGDLFLINTLRNLRAYKAAGGASPKMTRPALAAGVIWLVLLSFIAWQTSAQTLLLMVFFWFVPLATLGTLLQKIRSIAEHSGGPDVTPGWREWTYAWKVGCAGRFFIWPYHINLHLHHHRSANHPWHVLPRLVTADDALLDSRTLPSLLWTGMNKNR; this is encoded by the coding sequence ATGTCATCCACGTTTGCCAGTCATCACCTTAATACCTCGATCGTGACGCGGCCCTTCAGTTGGCTGGTGATCTACACCGTCGTGACGGGCGCGCTGTACTTTCTCGTCACGCACTTCCCGATGGGCGCGGTACGGGTGATTCAACCGACGGGGTTTGATTCGCACATTGCTCGCCTGCCTTACACGTTGCCGCTGTACCTGAGCTATGTACTGATCATGCCGGCACTGGTGCTGCTGGGGCGGCGCCGCGAATGGCTGTTGCCGGCCTTTTTTGCGGCGGCCGTGGCTTCCGGAACCTGCCTGCTGAGCCACTTGTTGTGGCCGACCATGATCGAGCGTACGGACAGCACGTCGCAGTGGCTCGCATGGTTCTACCAGGTCGACTCACCGTTGGCCGCCTCGCCCAGCGGGCATGTGGCTTTGCCGGTGGCGATCAGCGTTGTCCTTGCTTGCCTGCGCGTCCGTGCGGCATGGCTCTTCAGTCTGTGGAGCGTGATGCTGTGGATTACCGTGTTGACGACGGGTCAGCACGTGCTGCTCGACGTGGTGTATGGCGCCGCGATCGGCGGCGCGGCGGGCCTGTTCACCGTCATGCTCAAGCGCCTGAAAGTGGATCTGCGCACCATGGCAGCGATCCTGCTGGAATGGCTGTGCATCATCGTGACGCTGCGCATCGCACTGTACGTGGGGGACTGGCGACTGTATGGCGTGGCCTTCGTGGTGATTGCCGCGCGCCAACATGCGCTGTTCATTCTGTACCACGACGCGACGCACTATCACCTGACCCGTCATCGTACGCTCAACGACTTTCTGATTAACCTGGCGATCGGTGTGCCGGGATTGGTTCCCGTGGAATTCTATCGGCCCCTGCACCTCCAACATCACCAACAGACCGGAACCGCGAACGACCCGGAGCGGCGTTTTCTGTATCACCGGCAGCCCTGGGATTTCCGCCCGCTGAGCGGGAAGTTGTTGCTGCGGCAATTGCTCGGGGATCTGTTCTTGATCAACACGCTGCGCAACCTGCGCGCCTACAAGGCGGCGGGCGGAGCATCACCGAAGATGACCCGGCCGGCATTGGCTGCCGGTGTGATCTGGCTGGTCCTTTTATCTTTCATCGCTTGGCAAACGTCCGCCCAGACGCTCTTGCTGATGGTGTTTTTCTGGTTTGTGCCACTGGCCACGCTGGGCACCCTGCTGCAGAAAATCCGCAGCATTGCCGAGCACAGTGGCGGACCTGACGTCACCCCCGGTTGGCGTGAATGGACATATGCCTGGAAAGTCGGGTGCGCAGGGCGGTTTTTCATTTGGCCTTATCACATCAATCTGCACCTGCATCATCACCGCAGTGCCAACCATCCCTGGCATGTTCTCCCGCGTTTGGTGACGGCGGATGACGCGTTGCTGGACTCTCGGACGCTGCCCTCGCTGCTCTGGACGGGGATGAACAAGAACCGTTGA
- a CDS encoding PAAR domain-containing protein, giving the protein MDIIRLGDSTSHGGTVLEAFNQTDLNGKPMSGVGHKVVCPLCKGVFPITQGSALLDVGGIAVALHGMKTACGASLIASNPKGEAAS; this is encoded by the coding sequence ATGGACATCATTCGGCTCGGCGACTCCACCAGTCACGGTGGTACCGTTCTTGAAGCTTTCAACCAAACTGACCTGAACGGCAAACCCATGTCCGGTGTTGGCCATAAGGTGGTTTGCCCGCTGTGCAAAGGGGTTTTCCCTATTACGCAGGGCAGCGCCCTGCTGGATGTCGGCGGCATCGCGGTGGCGCTTCACGGGATGAAAACCGCATGCGGCGCCAGCCTGATTGCCAGCAATCCCAAGGGTGAAGCTGCAAGTTAA